The proteins below are encoded in one region of Acidobacteriota bacterium:
- a CDS encoding ABC transporter ATP-binding protein, protein MLELKDVTAGYGDVQVLWGVTFAVREGEIATLVGANGAGKTTTLKTISGVVRASGGQVVFDGERIDRLPSHVIAARGIAHVPEGRRLFPLMSVRENLELGAIGREARRLRQGSFERVFALFPNIRDREGQMAGTLSGGEQQMVAIARGLMARPRLLILDEPSLGLAPIIVREMFDIVQTINREGITVLLVEQNVQQSLKLADRAYVLENGRVVLEGAGSELLNDQRVREAYLGA, encoded by the coding sequence TTGCTCGAACTGAAAGACGTAACCGCTGGCTACGGCGACGTTCAGGTTTTGTGGGGCGTAACGTTCGCGGTTCGAGAAGGTGAGATTGCAACGCTGGTCGGCGCTAACGGCGCCGGAAAGACAACCACGCTGAAGACGATTTCGGGCGTGGTGCGCGCCTCCGGCGGACAGGTTGTTTTTGACGGCGAGCGCATCGACCGGCTTCCTTCGCACGTGATCGCCGCGCGCGGCATCGCTCACGTTCCGGAAGGGCGCAGGCTCTTTCCGTTGATGAGCGTCAGAGAGAACCTGGAGCTTGGAGCGATCGGCCGCGAAGCTCGCCGGCTGCGCCAGGGTTCATTCGAGCGCGTCTTCGCACTGTTCCCGAACATACGGGACCGCGAGGGTCAGATGGCCGGCACGCTTTCGGGCGGCGAACAGCAGATGGTGGCCATCGCTCGCGGACTGATGGCGCGCCCGCGCCTTTTGATACTGGACGAACCAAGTCTTGGTCTGGCGCCCATCATCGTGCGAGAGATGTTCGACATCGTCCAGACGATCAATCGTGAAGGCATCACCGTTCTGTTGGTCGAGCAGAATGTCCAGCAGAGTTTGAAGCTGGCCGATCGAGCCTACGTGCTCGAGAACGGCCGCGTGGTGCTTGAAGGAGCAGGCAGCGAGCTGCTCAACGACCAGCGTGTTCGCGAGGCTTACCTCGGAGCATAG
- a CDS encoding TonB-dependent receptor yields the protein MKRLIVFALMLAFCVSSLSASVLGEGAGGTLKGTVTLETSGKPVHGVIVSILQLRRSVETNDDGAYEFQNVPPGSYSVVAHLDRVPDVVQTVQVADGATATADFQMRLRVVGEQITVSASGGEETSFNSIQSVTSLTSVEILEKNTQSLGDVLDHELGVAKRTFGPGTSRPVVRGFDGDRVLVLQDGNRIGSLGFQSGDHGEPIDLLNLEKLEVVKGPATLLYGSSAIGGVVNAITGHQHAHEGLRGSFSALGSTNNWQGGGGGGLEYGTKNWLFWGSGSGQRAGDYDTPIGRIPNSYTREGAGSGGFGYYPGKQFFSFDYTFDRKRYGIPFDPSEENPEIVLLNPRRHSIRFNGGLRDLDSFINTAQLSLQYNDYMHQEIGAIENVVNTEFKNKSFSYRGVFEERKTGRWSGSFGFWGLHRDYTSVGEESLGPPTKQNAFSLFGLQKVDFERVSFQFGGRFEHNAYEPDQILERPTPNRSFNGFSGAVGMRVPTWKGGAFVVNYSHSYRAPALEELYNLGPHPGNATFEVGDPNLKRERGDGIDLSLRHSTSRLRAELNYFYYHLRDFIFLAPTGEEDDGLIVANYDQGKARYTGVEARLDAGLHRNIWLLSEVDYVNAKLTDTNTPLPRIPPLRGRAGLEFTYKDFRFNPEAVMSKDQDRLFPTETRTGGYTVFNVNASYTFAQQHLAQTISVSGFNLGDRLYRNHLSFIKEFAPEIGRGVRLTYTLRFF from the coding sequence ATGAAACGACTTATCGTGTTCGCACTAATGTTAGCGTTTTGTGTTAGCAGCCTTTCGGCTTCCGTGCTTGGCGAGGGGGCCGGCGGTACGCTGAAGGGTACGGTTACGCTCGAAACGTCTGGAAAGCCAGTCCACGGCGTGATAGTGAGCATTCTTCAACTAAGGCGTTCCGTCGAAACGAATGACGATGGCGCTTACGAATTTCAGAATGTTCCACCCGGAAGCTACAGTGTTGTTGCTCATCTGGACCGGGTTCCCGATGTCGTGCAGACAGTGCAAGTGGCTGACGGCGCGACCGCCACTGCCGACTTCCAGATGCGGCTTCGAGTCGTCGGCGAACAGATTACCGTTAGCGCGAGCGGCGGAGAAGAGACATCGTTCAACTCCATTCAGTCGGTCACATCGCTTACCTCCGTCGAGATTTTAGAGAAGAACACTCAATCGCTGGGCGACGTGCTCGATCACGAGCTCGGTGTCGCAAAGCGCACGTTTGGACCCGGAACCTCGCGTCCCGTAGTCCGAGGTTTTGACGGCGACCGTGTCCTTGTGCTGCAGGATGGGAATCGGATCGGCTCGCTTGGGTTTCAGTCGGGAGATCACGGCGAACCAATCGATCTTCTGAACCTCGAGAAGCTCGAAGTGGTCAAGGGGCCGGCGACGCTGCTATACGGCAGCAGCGCAATTGGCGGCGTGGTTAACGCGATAACCGGACACCAACATGCTCACGAAGGCTTGCGAGGCTCTTTTTCTGCCCTTGGCAGCACTAACAACTGGCAGGGCGGCGGGGGCGGCGGCCTCGAGTACGGCACCAAGAACTGGCTCTTCTGGGGCAGCGGAAGCGGTCAGCGCGCGGGCGACTACGACACGCCTATCGGAAGGATTCCTAACTCCTACACCAGGGAAGGGGCGGGTTCAGGCGGCTTCGGTTACTACCCCGGAAAACAGTTTTTCAGCTTTGACTACACCTTTGACCGAAAGCGCTATGGCATTCCGTTCGACCCATCAGAGGAAAATCCCGAAATAGTTCTTCTCAACCCGCGACGCCATAGCATTCGTTTCAACGGCGGTCTCCGCGACCTGGATTCGTTCATCAACACTGCTCAGCTCTCGCTTCAATACAATGACTACATGCACCAGGAAATCGGGGCGATCGAAAACGTCGTGAACACTGAGTTCAAGAACAAGTCGTTCAGCTATCGAGGCGTGTTCGAAGAGCGAAAGACAGGCAGGTGGTCTGGAAGCTTCGGGTTCTGGGGATTGCATCGGGATTACACTTCGGTGGGCGAAGAATCGCTGGGTCCTCCCACAAAGCAGAATGCTTTCTCACTCTTTGGTCTTCAGAAGGTGGACTTCGAGCGAGTGTCGTTTCAATTTGGCGGGCGATTCGAACACAACGCCTATGAACCCGACCAGATCCTCGAACGGCCGACACCCAACCGCTCATTCAACGGATTCTCGGGCGCAGTCGGAATGCGCGTTCCAACCTGGAAAGGAGGAGCGTTCGTCGTCAACTACAGCCACTCCTATCGCGCGCCGGCGCTCGAAGAGCTTTATAACCTCGGCCCACACCCGGGCAACGCGACTTTTGAAGTAGGGGATCCTAACCTGAAGCGTGAGCGGGGCGATGGGATCGATCTTTCGTTGAGGCATTCCACCAGCAGGCTTCGAGCCGAGCTGAACTACTTCTATTACCACCTGAGAGACTTTATCTTTCTGGCGCCAACCGGAGAGGAAGACGACGGTCTGATCGTAGCCAACTATGACCAGGGAAAGGCTCGATACACGGGTGTCGAGGCAAGGCTGGACGCAGGGTTACATCGCAACATCTGGCTGCTCTCGGAAGTTGACTACGTCAACGCAAAGCTGACTGACACGAACACCCCTCTTCCTCGCATACCGCCGCTGCGCGGCCGCGCCGGCCTGGAGTTCACATACAAGGATTTCAGATTCAATCCCGAGGCTGTGATGTCAAAGGACCAGGATCGACTGTTTCCCACAGAGACACGAACCGGTGGCTATACAGTGTTCAACGTGAATGCGTCGTACACGTTCGCTCAGCAGCATCTCGCTCAGACGATCTCGGTGAGCGGCTTCAACCTGGGTGATCGGCTCTACCGGAACCATCTGTCGTTCATCAAGGAGTTCGCCCCGGAAATCGGACGCGGCGTGAGGCTCACTTACACGCTGAGGTTTTTCTAG
- a CDS encoding metallophosphoesterase, with protein sequence MNQNKITRRQAILSIATISAGALIKPSAAFCSPVDDKVRFAVIGDWGTGDKHQIGIARQMFASHQRTRFDFVISAGDNVYPNGSGKYFDRNFEQPFANLLKDRVNFYTVLGNHDVDAGRQDQCQYPLFNMGGQNYYKIERGNGLAEFFMLDSTDFGLTQTTWLESSLSASKAKWKIAVFHHPIYSSGKQHGSATGLRKRLEPLFTRYRVNVGFSGHDHIYERTKPQQGIQYFVSGAGGKVRRGDVDRGSGITAASFDDDNHFMVIEIDDNQVSFQAISEAGVVVDNGLVKQA encoded by the coding sequence ATGAACCAAAACAAAATCACTCGCCGGCAGGCGATACTTTCAATAGCAACGATTTCCGCGGGGGCGTTAATCAAGCCGTCCGCGGCCTTCTGTTCGCCGGTAGATGACAAGGTAAGATTTGCCGTCATCGGAGACTGGGGCACGGGCGATAAACATCAGATCGGGATCGCAAGGCAAATGTTTGCTTCTCACCAGCGTACGCGGTTCGATTTCGTCATTTCCGCGGGGGACAATGTTTACCCAAACGGCAGTGGGAAGTACTTCGATCGGAATTTTGAACAGCCGTTTGCCAACCTGCTCAAAGATCGCGTCAACTTCTACACTGTGCTCGGCAATCACGACGTCGACGCGGGACGTCAGGACCAGTGCCAGTACCCCTTGTTCAACATGGGCGGCCAGAACTACTACAAGATCGAGAGAGGAAACGGGTTGGCCGAGTTCTTCATGCTCGACTCCACAGATTTTGGCTTAACCCAGACGACCTGGCTGGAAAGCTCACTGAGTGCTTCGAAGGCCAAATGGAAGATCGCCGTCTTCCATCATCCGATTTATTCATCCGGTAAGCAGCACGGATCAGCCACCGGGTTGAGGAAGCGACTCGAGCCGTTGTTTACACGTTACCGCGTCAACGTTGGCTTCTCCGGGCACGATCACATCTACGAACGGACCAAACCGCAGCAAGGCATCCAATATTTCGTCTCGGGCGCGGGCGGGAAAGTCCGGCGTGGTGACGTCGATCGGGGAAGCGGCATCACCGCCGCGAGCTTTGACGACGACAACCACTTTATGGTGATCGAGATCGACGACAACCAGGTAAGCTTTCAGGCAATCAGCGAAGCTGGAGTCGTAGTTGATAACGGCTTGGTCAAACAAGCTTAA
- a CDS encoding SDR family oxidoreductase — protein sequence MKEDTMPGQILVIGATGSVGSEMVRLLCRKGESVRAASREPAARPRSDGPVSCVEFDFERPETFAPALDGVDRVFLIARPGDDHTDRVAFPVIDEIKRQRVRHVVNLSAMGVETRDDMALRKVERYLEDSGVGFTHLRPNFFMQIFSAGPLLMDIRSTGAFHIPAADAKLSYIDVRDIAAAATAALTEPGHVGKAYTLTGAQALDHYEIAGAISGATGKTIQYIPISEDAARKAIEAAGLSLERATRLIGLYRLVRQGFCEPVSPDIQTVLGRPPTSFAQFARGASTIDQTKVCATIETIPALR from the coding sequence ATGAAGGAAGACACAATGCCGGGACAGATTCTGGTAATCGGAGCGACCGGCTCTGTAGGCAGCGAGATGGTCAGACTACTCTGCCGCAAGGGCGAGAGCGTGCGAGCGGCAAGCAGAGAACCGGCGGCGCGGCCTCGATCAGACGGCCCGGTATCGTGTGTCGAATTCGACTTCGAGCGGCCGGAAACCTTTGCCCCAGCCCTCGACGGCGTCGATCGAGTGTTTCTCATTGCGCGGCCGGGAGACGACCACACAGACCGCGTCGCCTTCCCTGTCATCGACGAGATAAAGCGACAACGCGTCCGTCACGTCGTCAACCTATCGGCGATGGGTGTCGAAACTCGCGATGACATGGCGCTGAGGAAAGTCGAGCGGTACCTGGAAGATTCCGGGGTTGGCTTCACACATCTGCGCCCAAACTTTTTCATGCAGATCTTCAGCGCGGGCCCGCTGCTGATGGATATTCGCTCGACTGGTGCGTTTCATATTCCGGCCGCTGACGCGAAGCTCTCATACATCGATGTGCGCGACATTGCGGCGGCAGCCACCGCGGCGCTGACCGAGCCAGGTCACGTGGGCAAGGCCTACACGCTCACAGGAGCGCAAGCCCTCGATCACTATGAGATCGCGGGAGCCATCTCCGGCGCGACAGGTAAGACAATTCAGTACATCCCCATCAGCGAAGACGCCGCTCGAAAAGCCATCGAAGCTGCGGGTCTTTCACTGGAGCGAGCCACACGGTTGATCGGCTTATACAGGCTTGTCCGCCAGGGATTCTGCGAGCCGGTTTCCCCCGACATTCAGACGGTTCTCGGCCGGCCACCCACATCCTTCGCGCAATTTGCCAGAGGGGCAAGCACCATAGATCAGACTAAAGTCTGCGCCACGATTGAGACCATCCCGGCTTTGAGATAA